Proteins co-encoded in one Kribbella qitaiheensis genomic window:
- a CDS encoding DUF3488 and transglutaminase-like domain-containing protein, producing MTGHVRISFAAWGATVLGSLVLTPVFSGPFLFISAFFCAAVTGVGIGLQNLRVPRFVVPVVQLVVLVELIAFFFLRDTLRFGLVPWKQTVVEYNQQLVNAMDSINRFSAPLPPDSHLTLFAVSVISVTGLLIHLIAVQLKQAAWAGLLLLTMYTVPAATVHGGLPALLFIPPAIGYIVLLSAEGRTRLSRWGRRISGVSHLDAAEPVEASALGQAGRRIGLSVVALAALLPALLPALPEGVIGNGLAGSGAGNGVGASISATDPMLDMGKNLKRGDNVTALTYTGGPSAGTYLRLTALDLFDGNTWRISPRQSGRKISGDLSGPPGYTGDLSKVQTTKMQIDVSRTFRSQFAPVPYPLHSISLKNRWKYDASALDVVSSNGQVVGGQNYNLTSYDMRPTAQQLFDSTPGGEPDQYTSDVPSRTDPKIKDLAKQVTAGAKGNMFEEAALLQKWFRTDGDYVYSTENGHGSGMRALSDFLLKNKSGYCEQFATGMALMARTLGIPARVGIGFLPGQAGKDGQHIVRMHDMHAWPELYFQGVGWVRFEPTPPTRAATTPSWTDSAGAAINTPTTAPTSAPSTPGDGESPDISKPKNPKDVPDTAGAGPIDAGNWFTNGGGKAIGLMLGVLLLLCIPWLIRVLTRRKRFARAPGRAGVEGLWAEIRDTTRDLGLDWSDTATPRQIGDWLVSELPADAHPAAVRLARGLEAVRYAGLTDLQVDLRAEARTVRKALWGQAKFVRRWRARLLPPSWRWYLNRGSSEASDLLDEFDLALARLRSFLLPGRGRHAN from the coding sequence ATGACCGGTCACGTGAGGATCTCCTTCGCCGCCTGGGGAGCCACCGTCCTCGGCTCGCTCGTGCTGACCCCGGTGTTCTCCGGGCCTTTCCTCTTCATCAGTGCGTTCTTCTGCGCTGCCGTCACCGGCGTCGGGATCGGCCTGCAGAACCTGCGCGTGCCACGGTTCGTCGTACCGGTCGTGCAGCTCGTCGTGCTGGTCGAGCTGATCGCGTTCTTCTTCCTCCGCGACACGTTGCGGTTCGGGCTGGTGCCGTGGAAGCAGACGGTCGTCGAGTACAACCAGCAGCTGGTGAACGCGATGGACTCGATCAATCGCTTCAGCGCACCGCTGCCGCCCGACTCGCACCTGACCCTGTTCGCCGTTTCGGTGATCTCCGTGACCGGCCTGCTGATCCACCTGATCGCAGTACAGCTGAAGCAGGCCGCGTGGGCAGGGCTGTTGCTTCTGACCATGTACACCGTGCCGGCGGCGACTGTGCACGGTGGACTGCCCGCATTGCTGTTCATCCCGCCGGCCATCGGCTACATCGTTCTGCTGTCGGCCGAGGGACGCACCAGGCTGAGCAGATGGGGCCGCCGGATCTCCGGTGTCTCGCATCTGGACGCCGCCGAACCGGTTGAGGCTTCGGCGCTGGGACAGGCCGGTCGCCGGATCGGGCTGAGTGTCGTCGCACTCGCAGCCCTGCTCCCCGCGTTGCTGCCCGCCCTGCCGGAAGGTGTCATCGGCAACGGTCTGGCCGGCTCCGGGGCCGGCAACGGAGTCGGCGCGTCGATCTCGGCGACCGACCCGATGCTCGACATGGGCAAGAACCTCAAGCGCGGCGACAACGTCACCGCACTGACCTACACGGGCGGCCCCTCCGCCGGTACCTACCTCCGGCTCACCGCACTCGACCTGTTCGACGGCAACACCTGGCGGATCTCGCCCCGACAGAGTGGCCGCAAGATCTCCGGTGATCTGAGCGGACCGCCCGGCTACACCGGCGACCTGAGCAAAGTGCAGACCACGAAGATGCAGATCGACGTGTCCCGCACCTTCCGGTCCCAATTCGCGCCGGTGCCGTATCCGCTGCACTCGATCTCGTTGAAGAACCGGTGGAAGTACGACGCCAGCGCCCTCGACGTGGTCTCGTCGAACGGTCAGGTCGTCGGCGGTCAGAACTACAACCTCACGTCGTACGACATGCGGCCCACGGCGCAGCAACTGTTCGACAGCACGCCCGGCGGCGAGCCGGACCAGTACACCAGCGACGTGCCGTCCCGCACGGACCCGAAGATCAAGGATCTCGCCAAGCAGGTCACGGCCGGTGCCAAGGGCAACATGTTCGAAGAGGCCGCGCTGCTGCAGAAGTGGTTCCGTACCGACGGCGACTACGTCTACAGCACCGAGAACGGCCACGGCAGCGGGATGCGCGCGCTGAGCGACTTCCTGCTGAAGAACAAGTCCGGGTACTGCGAGCAGTTCGCCACCGGGATGGCGCTGATGGCCCGCACGCTGGGCATTCCGGCCCGGGTCGGGATCGGGTTCCTGCCGGGACAGGCCGGCAAGGACGGCCAGCACATCGTCCGGATGCACGACATGCACGCGTGGCCGGAGCTGTACTTCCAGGGCGTCGGCTGGGTGCGGTTCGAGCCGACGCCGCCGACCCGCGCCGCGACCACGCCGAGTTGGACCGATTCTGCCGGCGCGGCCATCAATACGCCGACCACCGCACCCACGTCGGCACCCTCCACGCCGGGCGATGGGGAGTCCCCCGACATCAGCAAGCCGAAGAACCCGAAAGACGTGCCGGACACCGCGGGCGCCGGGCCGATCGACGCCGGCAACTGGTTCACCAACGGCGGCGGCAAGGCGATCGGGCTGATGCTCGGCGTCCTGCTGTTGCTCTGTATCCCTTGGCTGATCCGCGTGCTGACCAGGCGCAAGCGATTCGCTCGCGCACCGGGACGTGCTGGGGTCGAAGGTCTGTGGGCAGAGATTCGTGACACCACGCGCGATCTCGGCCTCGACTGGTCGGATACGGCGACTCCACGGCAAATTGGCGACTGGCTGGTCTCCGAACTGCCCGCGGACGCCCACCCGGCAGCGGTGCGACTGGCCCGCGGGCTCGAAGCGGTCCGGTACGCCGGGCTCACCGACTTGCAGGTGGACCTGCGCGCGGAAGCCCGCACTGTCCGCAAGGCCTTGTGGGGTCAAGCGAAATTCGTCCGTCGATGGCGGGCGAGACTGCTCCCGCCGTCGTGGCGCTGGTATCTCAACCGGGGCAGCAGCGAGGCCTCCGACCTCCTCGACGAGTTCGACCTGGCGTTGGCTCGCCTTCGCTCGTTCCTACTTCCCGGTCGCGGCCGGCACGCCAACTAG
- a CDS encoding DUF58 domain-containing protein → MRQALRGLTTRGRAFVAAGITASLCALLLGQKDLLRVGILLVALPIVAALVVGRTRLRLQVRRSLAPDQVPVGTQATVELTLTNQGRMPAGLLLLEDRIPYVLGHRPRFVVDRVSPNWRRTVTYPVKSDVRGLFQVGPLMLTVADPFGLVETSRTFTRSQHLLVTPRVYRLPEVRLGADRAGSGENRPRAIASAGEEDATVREYRDGDDLRRVHWRSTARRGSLMVRREEQPWQSRCAIFLDARTVSHHGHGPSSSLEWAVSAAASVGTDRIRRGYVTTLLGGPTTLSAISHRSSTAVHQPLNSQQLLTECATVEEHKYAEIGPLLTVDRHIQEPSLVVAIVGACSSEDITSLNRWRTSQATGVALLLDAASWSVGAEGTEKSARLTAATDATENELRRNGWRVARVQRGDHLPTVWSTLGLRSGRIA, encoded by the coding sequence ATGCGGCAGGCACTGCGCGGGCTGACCACCAGGGGGCGGGCCTTCGTCGCAGCCGGGATCACTGCTTCTCTTTGTGCGTTGCTACTTGGCCAGAAGGATCTACTCCGCGTCGGCATCCTCCTGGTGGCGCTGCCGATCGTGGCAGCGTTGGTAGTAGGCCGGACCCGGCTGCGCCTGCAAGTGCGGCGCAGCCTGGCGCCGGACCAGGTCCCGGTCGGCACACAGGCGACGGTGGAGCTGACCCTGACCAACCAGGGACGGATGCCTGCAGGGCTGCTCCTGCTCGAGGACCGTATTCCTTATGTCCTTGGGCACCGGCCGCGGTTCGTCGTGGACCGCGTCAGCCCGAACTGGCGGCGTACTGTCACCTACCCGGTGAAGTCGGATGTCCGGGGACTGTTCCAGGTCGGCCCCCTGATGCTGACCGTCGCCGACCCGTTCGGGCTGGTGGAGACCAGCCGGACGTTCACCCGGAGCCAGCACCTGCTGGTGACACCCCGGGTGTACAGACTGCCCGAGGTCCGGCTCGGTGCGGACCGGGCGGGCTCCGGCGAGAACCGTCCGCGCGCGATCGCGTCCGCCGGTGAGGAGGACGCCACCGTTCGCGAGTACCGCGACGGCGACGACCTGCGGCGGGTGCACTGGCGTTCCACCGCACGGCGTGGGTCGCTGATGGTCCGCCGCGAGGAGCAGCCGTGGCAGAGCCGCTGCGCGATCTTCCTGGACGCACGCACCGTTTCGCACCACGGACACGGCCCGTCGTCCAGTCTCGAATGGGCAGTCAGCGCTGCCGCTTCGGTCGGCACCGACCGGATCCGGCGCGGCTACGTGACCACACTGCTGGGCGGGCCGACCACGCTGTCCGCGATCAGCCATCGCAGTTCGACCGCGGTGCACCAGCCGCTGAACAGCCAGCAGTTGCTGACTGAGTGCGCGACCGTCGAGGAACACAAGTACGCCGAGATCGGCCCGCTGCTGACGGTCGACCGGCACATCCAGGAGCCGAGTCTGGTGGTCGCGATCGTCGGCGCCTGTAGCTCCGAGGACATCACCTCGCTGAACCGGTGGCGCACCAGCCAGGCGACCGGGGTGGCGCTCTTGCTCGATGCGGCAAGCTGGTCGGTAGGCGCGGAAGGCACTGAGAAGTCCGCCCGGCTGACCGCCGCCACTGATGCCACCGAGAACGAACTGCGCCGCAACGGCTGGCGGGTAGCCAGAGTGCAGCGCGGTGACCATCTCCCGACCGTGTGGTCCACCCTCGGACTGCGGAGCGGAAGGATCGCATGA
- a CDS encoding AAA family ATPase, which translates to MDFDELTEVAGRVRRAIETVIEGKPDVVEVAITVLLAEGHLLIEDVPGVGKTMLAKALARSIDCTVRRIQFTPDLLPSDITGVSVFNQEVRDFEFKPGAVFANIVVGDEINRASPKTQAALLESMEERQVTVDTTTYQLEAPFMVIATQNPIEMEGTYPLPEAQRDRFMARLSMGYPEPAAELRMLDGHAAAEPLLTLQPVTDGQQILRLVKTVHSVHVSESVKEYAVALVGATRRSQELRLGASPRATLHLVRAARAAAALDAREFVLPDDIQELAVPVLSHRVLPAAEAHLGGRGAADIISGLVASVPLPRNRRD; encoded by the coding sequence ATGGATTTCGACGAGCTGACAGAGGTGGCGGGACGGGTCCGCCGAGCCATCGAGACTGTGATCGAAGGCAAACCCGATGTGGTCGAAGTAGCAATCACCGTGCTGCTCGCCGAAGGACATCTACTCATCGAGGACGTACCGGGCGTCGGTAAGACGATGCTCGCGAAGGCGCTGGCCAGGTCGATCGACTGCACCGTGCGCCGGATTCAGTTCACCCCGGACCTACTGCCGTCGGACATCACCGGTGTCTCGGTGTTCAACCAGGAGGTCCGCGACTTCGAGTTCAAGCCCGGCGCGGTGTTCGCGAACATCGTCGTCGGCGACGAGATCAACCGTGCCTCACCGAAGACCCAGGCAGCGCTGCTGGAGTCGATGGAGGAGCGTCAGGTCACCGTCGACACCACGACGTACCAGCTGGAAGCGCCGTTCATGGTGATCGCGACGCAGAACCCGATCGAGATGGAGGGGACCTATCCCCTTCCGGAAGCACAGCGCGACCGCTTCATGGCCCGGCTCTCGATGGGCTACCCGGAGCCGGCCGCGGAGCTGCGGATGCTCGACGGGCACGCTGCCGCCGAGCCACTGCTGACGCTGCAGCCGGTGACGGACGGCCAGCAGATCCTGCGCCTGGTGAAGACAGTGCACTCGGTGCACGTGTCGGAGTCGGTGAAGGAGTACGCCGTGGCTCTGGTCGGCGCCACTCGCCGGTCGCAGGAGCTCCGGCTGGGCGCCAGCCCGCGAGCCACCCTGCACCTGGTCCGCGCCGCCCGCGCCGCTGCCGCACTCGACGCCCGCGAGTTCGTGCTGCCGGACGACATCCAGGAGCTCGCCGTACCAGTGCTCTCGCACCGGGTGCTGCCGGCCGCCGAGGCTCACCTCGGTGGACGTGGAGCCGCAGACATCATCTCCGGGCTGGTGGCGTCCGTGCCGCTCCCCCGCAACCGTCGGGACTGA